One genomic window of Candidatus Hydrogenedentota bacterium includes the following:
- a CDS encoding polysaccharide deacetylase family protein, whose protein sequence is MDRRTFLSIGGAAAGVAVAGSAAGEAAGPWKGGKKWVYSITYDEGCEDLLRYTVSIHREFGIPGHVALVSSQLGVKRDVPGSSYDGMMILSPGQMRDLIAEGWGASCHSMTHVGVTAENAAVEVAEARKVLADALGVEIPIFTVPGSNHGHPPSIAAAPGAGYHAIFTIYDWVNTFDTDLLWLGRCPLHTAYPGPFYSVFDPWKRLQQARALHGWVVDYCHSPMPGTPIHPAKDCTTEELRARFAAVQELGGDDVWLAEPNEVVAYVLENEEATRRRAANAHGLNQVHDTEMRALYGAV, encoded by the coding sequence ATGGACAGACGGACGTTTCTCTCGATTGGCGGCGCGGCCGCCGGGGTTGCCGTGGCCGGAAGCGCCGCGGGCGAGGCCGCGGGCCCGTGGAAGGGGGGCAAGAAGTGGGTGTATTCGATCACCTATGACGAGGGGTGCGAGGATCTGCTGCGCTATACGGTTTCCATCCATCGGGAATTTGGCATACCGGGACACGTGGCGCTGGTTTCGTCGCAGCTTGGGGTGAAGCGGGACGTTCCGGGGAGCAGCTACGACGGGATGATGATCCTGAGCCCGGGGCAGATGCGGGATTTGATTGCGGAGGGCTGGGGGGCGTCGTGCCATTCGATGACGCACGTGGGTGTGACGGCGGAGAACGCGGCGGTGGAGGTGGCGGAGGCGCGGAAGGTGCTGGCGGATGCGCTGGGCGTTGAGATACCGATTTTCACGGTGCCCGGGAGCAACCACGGGCACCCGCCCTCCATTGCGGCGGCGCCGGGGGCGGGCTATCACGCGATATTCACCATCTACGACTGGGTGAATACGTTTGACACCGATCTACTTTGGTTGGGTCGCTGCCCGCTGCACACGGCCTATCCCGGGCCTTTTTATTCCGTGTTCGATCCGTGGAAGCGCCTGCAGCAGGCCCGCGCGCTCCATGGCTGGGTGGTGGACTACTGCCATTCGCCGATGCCGGGAACGCCGATACACCCCGCGAAGGACTGCACAACGGAGGAGTTGCGCGCGCGGTTCGCGGCGGTACAGGAACTCGGCGGAGACGATGTGTGGCTCGCGGAGCCGAACGAGGTGGTGGCGTACGTTCTGGAGAACGAAGAGGCCACGCGGCGGCGCGCCGCCAATGCGCACGGGCTGAACCAGGTGCACGACACAGAGATGCGAGCGCTTTACGGCGCCGTGTAG